In Bifidobacterium sp. ESL0775, the following are encoded in one genomic region:
- a CDS encoding alpha/beta hydrolase-fold protein, with the protein MSDEAVSSEHSSGAESEKGGLIGRQSDAIPGRFGDPMEISHVVYSQGGGKARPTRPMFLCLHGWGSNEQDLAGMMRYVAPGNDYVSLRAPLVLQAEGPGEFGSGSGAYSWFHDGVPTGEDLDRDIFAAAVAVDKWVAGHIDPERELVPIGFSQGAALAIHLLRVHPERYRAVAALSGFVAPGQVPGTAPADDRLDDMEKPVFYGYGDRDNVLPKYEIYGATAWLEEHTWLTVKHYHQLDHAVSPAEFVDLTQWLLLNNISSGVV; encoded by the coding sequence ATGAGCGATGAAGCAGTGAGCAGCGAACATTCCAGCGGGGCGGAAAGCGAAAAGGGCGGCTTGATCGGCCGCCAATCCGATGCCATTCCCGGACGCTTTGGCGATCCGATGGAGATTTCCCACGTGGTCTATTCCCAAGGCGGAGGCAAGGCGCGCCCGACGCGTCCGATGTTCCTGTGCCTGCACGGCTGGGGTTCGAACGAGCAGGATTTGGCCGGAATGATGCGTTACGTCGCGCCCGGCAATGACTACGTCTCATTGCGCGCGCCGCTGGTGCTCCAGGCTGAGGGGCCGGGGGAGTTCGGCAGCGGGTCCGGCGCGTATAGTTGGTTCCACGACGGCGTGCCCACCGGCGAGGATCTGGACAGGGACATTTTCGCCGCCGCCGTCGCCGTCGACAAGTGGGTTGCCGGGCATATCGATCCTGAACGCGAATTAGTGCCCATCGGGTTTTCGCAGGGCGCGGCGCTCGCGATCCATCTGTTGCGCGTACATCCCGAGCGCTACCGCGCGGTCGCGGCGCTTTCAGGCTTTGTGGCCCCGGGACAGGTGCCCGGCACGGCTCCTGCCGACGACCGGCTTGACGATATGGAGAAGCCGGTGTTCTACGGTTACGGCGATCGCGACAACGTCCTGCCGAAGTACGAGATCTACGGCGCGACCGCCTGGCTTGAGGAGCATACATGGCTGACGGTGAAGCACTACCATCAGCTCGACCACGCCGTGAGCCCCGCCGAATTCGTCGACCTCACCCAATGGCTCCTCCTCAACAACATCTCCTCCGGTGTTGTGTGA
- the dcd gene encoding dCTP deaminase, producing MLLSDRDILAAQADGHISLDPWTPEMVQPASIDVRLDRYFRLFNNHAYTYVDPAENQGDLTEQFEVGPDEPWIMHPGEFALASTWEYIKLDGTIAARLEGKSSLGRLGILTHSTAGFIDPGFEGHITLELSNVSTLPVKLWPGMKIGQMCFFELSSPAEHPYGSTGVGSHYQGQRGPTPSRSYVNFYKAEIED from the coding sequence ATGCTGCTGTCTGATCGCGACATCCTCGCCGCCCAAGCCGACGGCCATATCTCACTGGACCCGTGGACACCCGAAATGGTGCAACCGGCCTCCATCGATGTGCGGCTCGACCGGTATTTCCGGCTGTTCAACAACCACGCCTACACCTACGTCGATCCGGCGGAGAACCAAGGCGACCTGACCGAGCAGTTCGAGGTGGGGCCAGACGAGCCATGGATCATGCATCCCGGCGAATTCGCGCTGGCTTCGACTTGGGAATACATCAAACTTGACGGCACCATCGCCGCGCGGCTCGAGGGCAAGAGCTCGCTGGGACGGCTCGGCATCCTGACCCATTCCACCGCGGGCTTCATCGATCCGGGCTTCGAGGGGCACATCACGCTCGAGCTTTCCAACGTGAGCACACTGCCGGTGAAGCTTTGGCCGGGGATGAAAATCGGGCAGATGTGCTTCTTCGAGCTGAGCTCGCCCGCTGAGCACCCATACGGTTCGACCGGCGTCGGCTCGCATTACCAAGGCCAACGCGGGCCCACCCCTTCGCGTTCGTACGTCAATTTCTACAAGGCCGAAATCGAAGACTGA
- a CDS encoding leucine-rich repeat domain-containing protein — MTKKRYSLAASFAAACMVVSGIGVGVANASEALVATQDESSCVVGTSTIAQCFPDQNLAKAVASTISSTSESVKPNNIFTQNMIDSMAGKNSNFLLPQKVSDWEGVQYLTKLGSIQAECQGSSLGKNFSLIGHLKGLHALYISNRGEGTCSVADPHRNERLSSADAHEVIDVASQLPNLAGFGISGSEFSDLNGIEKLPNLTNLDLSDDSLTDVEKLAKFVDLDELYLDGNKLTNVDALASLHKLSDLWLNRNHITNVDKLAKLTNLDELYLDGNELTNVDALAALSEITNLTLASNRLTNVDALNQLTKLNSFSVAGNQISDISHLRGIINQKLYENGYGNGDIDKQPAGGQRITLNPVRIGSSVSVKTAVGLDGKYIQPSSVSPANGTYDASAGVVTWNSLTAPGTVSLTFTQKLSLNWDTSFSGTISQPYTIDSTGDENSPTVSGGSSKPVDSTSGATASVSVPVAPTFASLSASNKGSVSAPASAVAGSDVRMNIGNLGDSGKAAVDAGRPYYVYAYIYSDPVALTSDGQSHALLVKKDANGYFVTVRIPAGYSGAHTIAVLDANGRLVGWSPVTVVAARVKDSGSSLAKTGSSVAVVALVAVMSLTLAAGALLVRRRE; from the coding sequence ATGACGAAGAAGAGATATTCATTGGCTGCATCGTTTGCGGCCGCGTGCATGGTAGTATCTGGCATCGGTGTCGGCGTAGCGAATGCATCGGAAGCGCTGGTTGCCACGCAAGATGAGAGTAGCTGCGTGGTTGGCACAAGTACGATAGCGCAATGTTTCCCGGATCAGAATCTGGCGAAGGCCGTAGCGTCTACAATTTCTTCAACAAGCGAAAGTGTGAAACCGAATAACATTTTCACGCAGAACATGATTGACAGTATGGCGGGGAAAAACAGTAATTTCTTACTCCCACAAAAAGTTAGTGATTGGGAGGGCGTCCAATATCTGACTAAATTAGGTTCCATTCAAGCAGAGTGTCAAGGTTCCTCTCTTGGAAAGAATTTCTCGTTGATAGGACATCTTAAAGGCCTTCATGCATTATACATCAGTAATCGTGGTGAGGGGACTTGTAGTGTGGCAGATCCTCATAGGAATGAGAGACTGTCGAGTGCTGATGCGCATGAGGTTATCGATGTGGCTAGTCAATTGCCGAACCTTGCAGGTTTTGGTATATCCGGCAGTGAGTTTTCTGATTTGAACGGAATCGAAAAACTGCCCAACCTCACGAATCTGGATCTGAGTGATGACTCTCTTACCGACGTGGAAAAACTCGCAAAGTTCGTCGATTTGGATGAGTTGTATCTTGATGGCAATAAGCTCACGAATGTGGATGCCCTCGCTTCGCTCCACAAGCTAAGTGATTTATGGCTCAATCGAAATCATATTACTAATGTGGATAAGCTTGCAAAACTTACCAATTTGGATGAGTTGTATCTTGATGGCAATGAGCTCACGAATGTGGATGCTCTTGCCGCTCTTTCCGAGATTACCAATCTGACGCTTGCAAGTAATCGTCTCACCAATGTGGATGCTTTGAACCAGTTAACCAAGCTTAACAGCTTCTCCGTGGCAGGCAATCAGATATCTGATATCAGTCATCTTCGCGGTATCATCAATCAAAAACTATACGAGAATGGATATGGGAATGGTGATATTGACAAGCAACCTGCTGGAGGGCAGCGCATCACACTGAATCCTGTCAGGATTGGTTCCTCTGTGTCGGTGAAAACCGCTGTGGGACTTGACGGTAAGTATATCCAGCCGAGTTCCGTGTCTCCTGCCAACGGTACATATGATGCTTCGGCTGGTGTGGTGACGTGGAATTCATTGACTGCCCCCGGCACCGTTTCGTTGACCTTTACGCAGAAGTTGTCTTTGAACTGGGATACAAGTTTCTCGGGTACCATTTCACAGCCGTATACGATTGACAGCACGGGCGATGAAAACTCTCCTACCGTTTCTGGCGGTAGTTCAAAACCTGTTGATTCGACCTCTGGCGCAACGGCATCCGTAAGTGTTCCTGTGGCTCCGACGTTTGCGTCGTTGTCTGCCTCGAACAAAGGTTCGGTGTCGGCTCCAGCTTCGGCCGTTGCGGGTTCGGATGTGCGTATGAACATAGGAAATCTTGGAGACAGTGGCAAGGCCGCTGTTGATGCTGGCCGTCCGTACTATGTATATGCTTACATCTATTCGGATCCAGTCGCATTGACCTCAGATGGGCAAAGCCATGCTTTGCTGGTCAAGAAAGATGCGAACGGGTATTTTGTAACCGTGCGTATCCCGGCCGGGTATTCAGGTGCTCATACCATCGCAGTGCTTGATGCTAATGGCAGACTTGTAGGATGGTCACCGGTTACGGTAGTTGCTGCAAGAGTAAAGGATTCAGGTTCGTCGCTTGCGAAGACCGGTTCGTCAGTTGCTGTGGTAGCGCTTGTAGCTGTCATGTCGTTGACCCTGGCCGCTGGTGCCCTCCTGGTTCGCCGTCGTGAGTGA
- a CDS encoding dicarboxylate/amino acid:cation symporter has product MTATIWNWLALGVTVLLFAGLAVLSRTKKAGFSTRVIIATVLGIAMGLIFKGHTDYVAAFGTVWSNAIGAIVVPLLLFSVIASITNLGSSLRLKNIGVKTVVFLLLNTLTASLITLGLALAFGVGKGFDVAMPQHYEAKHVPPVLGTIVGLFPSNLVANWAANQVVPVVIFAILVGLAYNAAASTPKGEAAVKPFKTFVDAGNVVLSKATQIVVGFTPYAVLALIAAAISNSNLIALVPLLLVLVVAYIAIALQMFVVQPAILGMTTRTNPLRFFKFFWPAGVVAFTSESSIGTIPVTVRQLRKGGVPDDIASFVASLGANLGMPGCAGVWPTLLAVFAVNSLNMHYTPLQYLLLVALTLLVSIGTVGVPGTATITATSLFAATGLPIAFIAIAQPISQIVDMGRTALNVAGAANTAVIVAATEHQLDRDLYDGRKEFVDSDLDTDAVDAERDSSKELVSATTVKANVEASNETDAGDTTNTKRSGSQGNSNVAGAGTAASANTSASPSPSLNLSTAGNLLSFSPSSALDGQGDDMCGLRSSDDGNERKTE; this is encoded by the coding sequence ATGACCGCAACCATCTGGAACTGGCTGGCGCTCGGCGTCACCGTTCTGCTCTTCGCCGGCCTCGCCGTGCTGAGCCGCACCAAAAAGGCCGGGTTCAGCACCCGCGTCATCATCGCCACGGTGCTCGGCATCGCGATGGGGCTGATTTTCAAGGGCCACACCGACTACGTCGCCGCGTTCGGCACCGTCTGGTCGAACGCCATCGGGGCCATCGTCGTTCCGCTGCTGCTTTTCAGCGTCATCGCCAGCATCACCAACCTCGGCTCGTCCCTGCGGCTCAAGAACATCGGGGTCAAAACCGTGGTGTTCCTGCTCCTGAACACGCTGACCGCCTCGCTGATCACGCTCGGGCTGGCGCTGGCGTTCGGCGTGGGCAAGGGCTTCGACGTCGCCATGCCGCAACACTACGAGGCCAAGCATGTCCCGCCGGTGCTCGGCACCATCGTCGGGCTCTTCCCCTCGAACCTCGTCGCCAACTGGGCCGCCAACCAGGTGGTTCCGGTCGTCATCTTCGCCATCCTCGTCGGCCTAGCCTACAACGCCGCCGCCTCGACACCCAAGGGCGAAGCCGCAGTCAAGCCGTTCAAGACCTTCGTGGACGCCGGTAACGTCGTGCTTTCCAAGGCCACGCAAATCGTCGTCGGCTTCACGCCTTACGCCGTGCTCGCGCTGATCGCCGCCGCCATCTCCAACAGCAACCTCATCGCTCTGGTGCCATTGCTGCTCGTGCTCGTCGTGGCCTACATCGCCATCGCGCTACAGATGTTCGTCGTTCAGCCAGCCATCCTCGGCATGACCACACGCACCAACCCACTGCGCTTCTTCAAGTTCTTCTGGCCCGCCGGCGTAGTCGCGTTCACCTCCGAATCCAGTATCGGCACGATTCCGGTGACCGTGCGCCAATTGCGCAAGGGCGGCGTACCCGATGACATCGCCTCGTTTGTCGCCTCGCTGGGCGCGAACCTCGGCATGCCGGGATGCGCCGGCGTCTGGCCCACGCTGCTCGCGGTGTTCGCGGTCAATTCGTTGAATATGCATTACACGCCGTTGCAGTATCTGCTACTCGTGGCCCTGACCCTGCTGGTCTCCATCGGCACCGTCGGCGTGCCCGGCACGGCCACCATCACCGCGACCTCGCTGTTCGCGGCCACCGGCCTGCCAATCGCCTTCATCGCCATCGCCCAGCCGATCTCGCAGATCGTCGACATGGGCCGCACCGCCCTGAACGTGGCCGGCGCCGCAAACACCGCCGTCATCGTCGCCGCCACCGAGCACCAGCTCGACCGCGACCTCTACGACGGCCGCAAGGAGTTCGTCGATTCGGATCTGGACACGGACGCTGTAGACGCCGAGCGGGATTCATCCAAGGAATTAGTCAGCGCCACTACGGTCAAAGCGAATGTTGAAGCCAGCAACGAAACCGACGCGGGTGATACTACCAACACGAAGCGCAGCGGTTCACAGGGAAATTCCAATGTAGCAGGCGCCGGAACCGCGGCTTCAGCGAACACCTCGGCCTCGCCAAGCCCATCGCTGAATCTCTCGACTGCAGGCAACTTGCTGAGCTTCTCCCCGTCATCCGCGCTCGACGGCCAAGGCGATGACATGTGCGGCCTTCGTTCGTCCGATGATGGGAACGAGCGCAAAACCGAATAA
- a CDS encoding Na+/H+ antiporter, whose translation MAIFELILCILGAVVLSSFISRFIPRISTPLVQIALGVALAFLPAFPHVKLDPELFMVMFIAPLLYVEAHEIDKRMLFKTLKFSLPMAIGLALGTMAVVGFLLHAVWPVIPLAAAFALGAALGPTDAVAVSSLSSEASFTKEQSGILTGESLFNDASGVIGFQFSILAAVTGSFSMANATKDFLLSFFGGIIVGVIAGFLANWVFTLARQLGWETMTTRILMELFLPFLVFLGAEELHISGILAVVAFGLTVHFDRNGIGGPNVARTNIVSNSVWTVLSFVLNGTVFILLGMQLPGAMVASWNDHNVSNTALVSIILLVTFVAIAIRFLWVWLIAAPTRDRETGKRVTLKARSLRDSAVMTFGGPKGTITLALMFTIPYTVASGDAFPMRNELIFIASGVIVLTLLLANFMLPLLAPAKDDANESEKLVEITIEELKRTVQELTARVNDDNRRVVLPVIDSYNNRITKLRQRMGGFDIQEFETLQIDALHWEKDYVHDRLVDAQADTQMDEHNRQLQIEACERMLDQIMNTLRHTADKKTHHRAVSQIRGRVHALKRQITAFARRANNKFRRTAPMLNENEIYYYLRATQIDAIDHVINKLYKEMQGDTYKSEYCTLLLRDYQRARAELRSRKDVAAAAKAAPQIDEVKHESYSIELEVIQNMLDNGEISRSQAKHLRRNVYVMQVDAEAEL comes from the coding sequence GTGGCAATTTTCGAGCTGATCCTCTGTATTCTGGGGGCCGTCGTGCTCTCATCGTTCATCAGCCGGTTCATTCCGCGAATATCGACTCCGCTTGTCCAGATCGCGCTCGGCGTGGCCCTCGCTTTTTTGCCCGCGTTCCCGCACGTCAAGCTCGACCCGGAACTCTTCATGGTCATGTTCATCGCGCCGCTGCTCTACGTCGAAGCGCACGAAATCGACAAGCGGATGCTCTTCAAAACGTTGAAATTCTCACTGCCAATGGCCATCGGGCTGGCGCTGGGGACCATGGCCGTCGTCGGATTCCTGCTGCACGCCGTGTGGCCGGTGATCCCCCTGGCGGCGGCGTTCGCGCTGGGCGCGGCGCTCGGCCCGACCGACGCGGTGGCGGTGTCCTCGCTTTCCAGCGAAGCCTCGTTCACCAAAGAGCAATCCGGCATACTGACCGGTGAGTCGCTGTTCAACGACGCTTCCGGCGTCATCGGCTTCCAGTTCTCGATCCTCGCCGCGGTGACCGGCTCGTTCTCGATGGCCAACGCGACCAAGGATTTCCTGCTTTCGTTCTTCGGCGGAATTATCGTCGGCGTGATTGCGGGCTTCCTTGCCAACTGGGTCTTCACGCTGGCGCGGCAACTGGGCTGGGAGACGATGACCACCCGCATTCTGATGGAACTCTTCCTGCCGTTCCTGGTCTTCCTCGGAGCCGAAGAACTGCACATTTCCGGCATCCTCGCAGTGGTCGCCTTCGGTCTGACCGTCCACTTCGACCGCAACGGCATCGGCGGGCCGAACGTCGCCCGCACGAATATCGTCTCGAACAGCGTGTGGACCGTGCTTTCGTTCGTGCTGAACGGCACCGTGTTCATCCTGCTCGGCATGCAGCTGCCGGGAGCCATGGTCGCCAGCTGGAACGACCACAACGTCAGCAACACCGCTTTGGTCAGCATCATTCTGCTGGTCACCTTCGTGGCCATCGCCATCCGCTTCCTGTGGGTCTGGCTTATCGCCGCGCCCACGCGCGACCGAGAGACCGGCAAGCGCGTCACCCTGAAGGCGCGCTCGTTGCGCGACTCGGCGGTCATGACGTTCGGCGGGCCCAAAGGCACCATCACCCTCGCGTTGATGTTCACCATTCCTTATACCGTCGCGTCCGGCGACGCTTTCCCGATGCGCAATGAGCTCATCTTCATCGCCTCCGGCGTGATCGTCCTGACGCTGTTGCTGGCCAATTTCATGCTGCCATTGCTCGCGCCAGCCAAAGACGATGCCAATGAATCCGAAAAACTCGTCGAAATCACCATCGAGGAACTCAAACGCACCGTGCAGGAGCTGACGGCCCGCGTGAACGACGACAACAGACGTGTGGTGCTGCCCGTCATCGATTCATACAACAATCGTATTACAAAACTCCGGCAACGCATGGGCGGCTTCGATATCCAGGAATTCGAGACTCTGCAGATCGACGCGCTGCATTGGGAAAAGGATTACGTGCACGACCGGCTGGTCGACGCCCAGGCCGACACGCAGATGGACGAGCACAATCGTCAGCTGCAAATCGAGGCGTGCGAGCGCATGCTCGACCAGATCATGAACACGTTGCGGCATACCGCCGACAAGAAGACCCATCATCGTGCGGTTTCGCAGATACGCGGGCGGGTGCATGCGTTGAAACGACAGATCACGGCCTTCGCCAGGCGAGCCAACAACAAATTCCGTCGCACCGCGCCGATGCTCAATGAGAATGAAATCTACTACTATCTGCGGGCCACCCAGATCGACGCCATCGACCACGTCATCAACAAGCTCTATAAGGAAATGCAAGGCGATACCTACAAATCCGAATACTGCACACTGCTGCTGCGCGACTACCAGCGCGCCCGCGCGGAACTTCGCAGCCGCAAGGACGTCGCGGCCGCCGCGAAGGCCGCGCCGCAAATCGACGAGGTCAAGCACGAGAGCTATTCCATCGAGCTCGAGGTCATCCAGAACATGCTCGACAACGGAGAAATTTCGCGGAGCCAGGCGAAGCACCTGCGCAGGAACGTTTATGTGATGCAGGTTGATGCAGAAGCAGAATTATAA
- a CDS encoding amidohydrolase — translation MAVDSNKQRIMDIVDDKKDEFIEAADRIWETPETRFTVPKSVEQHYKVLEKEGFDIQKGVAGMDYAYIATYGSGKPVIGITAEYDALDNLSQEAGNPDRKPVVPGDPGQGCGHNVLGTGALGAAVALKTLMEEKNLKGTLKLFGCPAEESGYGKAFMARDGVFDDVDAAFTWHPSDMTTVAGGSGLAVMQANFSFKGVAAHAAAAPEQGRDALDAATLMTVGVQFLREHIIDEARIHYAYLDAGGKSANVVHPTATLYFFVRAPYLEQAKPIYDRVVKIAKGAAMMTDTELSIDFDSACANYVPNHPLSEDMDRNLDLVGPLQLTQDELEFERKIQTNNPEGFEGPLAERVKAANPALSDEEANEIAHSSMALPKFPLIYTTNTKGQASTDVGDVSWCTPTAQYYGGFEPLGTPAHSWQWVANGQSSVAHKGLVQAAKTIALTAYDALTDPELLQAAKDAYAQEFKGKPYKSVIPPETQPHG, via the coding sequence ATGGCAGTTGACAGCAACAAACAGCGGATCATGGACATCGTCGACGACAAGAAAGACGAGTTCATCGAGGCCGCGGACCGCATTTGGGAGACGCCGGAGACGCGTTTCACCGTGCCGAAGTCCGTCGAGCAGCATTACAAAGTGCTCGAAAAAGAGGGCTTTGACATCCAGAAGGGCGTGGCCGGCATGGATTACGCCTACATTGCCACGTACGGTTCGGGCAAGCCGGTCATCGGCATCACCGCCGAATACGACGCGCTCGACAACCTGAGCCAGGAGGCCGGCAATCCCGACCGCAAGCCGGTGGTTCCGGGCGATCCTGGGCAGGGTTGCGGCCACAACGTGCTCGGCACGGGCGCTTTGGGCGCGGCGGTCGCGCTCAAGACCCTGATGGAGGAAAAGAACCTCAAGGGTACGCTGAAACTTTTCGGTTGCCCGGCCGAGGAAAGCGGCTACGGCAAGGCGTTCATGGCCCGCGATGGCGTTTTCGACGACGTCGATGCGGCCTTCACCTGGCATCCTTCCGATATGACGACGGTCGCCGGTGGATCGGGACTTGCCGTGATGCAGGCTAACTTCAGCTTCAAGGGCGTCGCGGCCCATGCTGCCGCGGCTCCGGAGCAGGGGCGCGATGCGCTTGACGCCGCCACGCTGATGACGGTGGGTGTGCAGTTCCTGCGCGAACACATCATCGATGAGGCCCGCATCCACTATGCCTACCTCGACGCCGGCGGCAAGTCCGCGAACGTTGTGCATCCCACGGCGACCCTTTACTTCTTCGTGCGCGCCCCCTATCTTGAGCAGGCCAAGCCGATTTACGACCGTGTGGTCAAGATCGCCAAGGGCGCCGCGATGATGACGGACACCGAACTGTCGATTGACTTCGATTCGGCCTGCGCCAACTACGTGCCGAACCATCCGCTGAGCGAAGACATGGACAGGAACCTCGATCTGGTCGGGCCGCTTCAGCTTACGCAGGACGAGCTCGAGTTCGAGCGCAAGATTCAGACGAATAACCCCGAGGGCTTCGAGGGCCCGCTCGCCGAGCGTGTGAAGGCCGCGAACCCGGCGCTGAGCGACGAAGAAGCGAATGAGATCGCCCATTCCAGCATGGCGCTGCCGAAGTTCCCGCTGATCTACACCACCAACACCAAGGGCCAGGCGTCCACCGACGTCGGCGACGTGAGCTGGTGTACCCCGACCGCGCAGTATTATGGCGGTTTCGAGCCGCTCGGTACGCCCGCGCATTCGTGGCAGTGGGTGGCCAACGGCCAGTCCAGCGTGGCTCACAAGGGTCTCGTGCAGGCCGCCAAGACCATCGCCCTGACCGCCTACGACGCCCTGACCGACCCCGAGCTCTTGCAGGCCGCGAAGGATGCCTACGCTCAGGAGTTCAAGGGCAAGCCCTACAAGTCGGTGATTCCGCCCGAAACCCAGCCCCACGGATGA
- the rlmB gene encoding 23S rRNA (guanosine(2251)-2'-O)-methyltransferase RlmB, whose amino-acid sequence MANKKGPIKGSGGKHRNALKGRGPTPKAEDRVYHKAYRAKQQNEKRRFADPRLAARRRAAKYTSESDDLVVGRNAVLEALRVGVPSTQLYIANRIEHDDRTREIVKLAGMQGLNLLEADRLEMDRIAHSRNHQGIILKVQPYQYHTLAELADKADKKSHAMEEADSQSARINARPLFIALDGVTDPQNLGAVIRSAAAFGANGVILPERRSASVNAAAWKVSAGAAAHLPVARVVNLTKAVEALKERGYYVVGLDGGGDAIVGESGFETDPLVVVLGSEGKGLSRLVREACDSIAGIPISSEVESLNASVAAGISLYAVSRARSKAGEKADNSN is encoded by the coding sequence ATGGCTAACAAGAAGGGCCCGATCAAAGGTTCGGGCGGAAAACATCGCAACGCGCTGAAAGGCCGCGGGCCGACGCCCAAAGCCGAGGACCGCGTGTATCACAAAGCATATCGAGCGAAGCAGCAGAACGAGAAACGCCGTTTCGCCGATCCTCGGCTGGCGGCACGACGTCGCGCGGCTAAGTACACCTCGGAATCCGACGACTTGGTGGTCGGCCGCAACGCCGTGCTTGAGGCGCTGCGCGTGGGCGTGCCGAGCACGCAGCTTTACATCGCCAACCGCATCGAACACGACGACCGCACCCGCGAGATCGTGAAACTCGCCGGCATGCAGGGCCTCAACCTGCTTGAGGCCGACCGGCTGGAGATGGACCGCATCGCGCATTCGCGCAACCACCAGGGCATCATTCTCAAAGTGCAGCCGTACCAGTACCACACGCTCGCGGAGCTTGCCGACAAGGCCGACAAGAAGTCGCACGCCATGGAGGAGGCCGATTCGCAGAGCGCCCGCATCAACGCGAGGCCGCTGTTCATCGCGCTTGATGGCGTCACCGACCCGCAGAACCTTGGGGCTGTCATCCGTTCGGCGGCCGCATTCGGCGCCAACGGTGTCATCCTGCCGGAGCGTCGTTCCGCCTCGGTCAACGCCGCGGCATGGAAGGTCTCGGCCGGCGCGGCCGCGCATCTGCCGGTCGCCCGCGTGGTCAATCTGACCAAGGCCGTCGAAGCGCTGAAAGAGCGCGGTTACTACGTCGTCGGACTTGACGGCGGTGGCGACGCCATCGTCGGCGAAAGCGGTTTCGAAACCGATCCGCTGGTCGTCGTGCTTGGCTCGGAAGGCAAGGGCCTGAGCCGCCTGGTGCGCGAAGCCTGCGATTCCATCGCCGGTATCCCGATTTCCAGCGAAGTCGAGTCACTCAATGCCTCGGTGGCGGCGGGCATCAGCCTCTACGCCGTCTCCCGCGCCCGCAGCAAGGCTGGAGAAAAAGCGGACAATAGCAACTAA
- the ugpC gene encoding sn-glycerol-3-phosphate ABC transporter ATP-binding protein UgpC produces the protein MAKVVFDHVTRIYPGNTEPSVSDLTLDIKDGEFLVLVGPSGCGKSTTLRMLAGLEEVNKGKIYIGDKDVTTMQPKDRDIAMVFQNYALYPHMTVADNMGFALKIAGVPKAEIRQRVEEAAKVLDLTEFLDRKPKALSGGQRQRVAMGRAIVRKPKVFLMDEPLSNLDAKLRVQTRTQIAALQRQLGVTTLYVTHDQTEALTMGDRIAVIKLGILQQVGAPTELYDKPQNVFVAGFIGSPSMNINTHPVENGKAKIGSDTIDLDPAAVAKLTPDDKGRIVVGFRPEDASLAAPDEANAFSLKVQNVEDLGSDGYIYGDIITDGSAAESAATMSDQNKLTTIRVNPRQLPKVGDTVKIKIDPSKMHLFSPATELRLN, from the coding sequence ATGGCAAAAGTCGTATTTGACCATGTCACTCGTATCTACCCGGGCAACACGGAGCCCTCGGTATCCGATCTCACACTTGACATCAAAGATGGTGAATTCCTCGTGCTCGTCGGCCCCTCCGGCTGCGGCAAGTCAACGACCCTGCGTATGCTCGCGGGCCTCGAGGAAGTCAACAAAGGCAAGATTTACATTGGCGATAAGGACGTCACCACGATGCAGCCGAAAGACCGCGACATCGCCATGGTCTTCCAGAACTACGCCCTGTACCCGCACATGACCGTCGCCGACAACATGGGCTTCGCCCTGAAGATCGCCGGCGTTCCGAAGGCTGAGATTCGCCAGCGCGTCGAGGAGGCCGCCAAGGTCCTCGACCTGACCGAGTTCCTCGACCGCAAGCCGAAGGCCCTTTCCGGTGGTCAGCGTCAGCGTGTCGCCATGGGCCGCGCAATCGTTCGTAAGCCTAAGGTCTTCCTGATGGATGAGCCGCTTTCGAACTTGGACGCGAAGCTCCGTGTGCAGACCCGTACGCAGATCGCCGCCCTGCAGCGCCAGCTCGGCGTCACGACCCTCTACGTCACCCACGATCAGACTGAGGCCCTGACGATGGGCGACCGCATCGCCGTTATCAAGCTGGGCATCCTCCAGCAGGTCGGCGCCCCAACCGAGCTCTATGACAAGCCGCAGAACGTCTTCGTCGCCGGCTTCATCGGCTCGCCTTCCATGAACATCAACACCCACCCGGTGGAGAACGGCAAGGCGAAGATTGGCAGCGACACCATCGATCTCGATCCCGCCGCCGTCGCCAAGCTCACCCCGGACGACAAGGGCCGCATCGTCGTCGGCTTCCGTCCCGAGGACGCTTCGCTCGCCGCTCCCGACGAGGCCAACGCCTTCTCGCTCAAGGTCCAGAATGTTGAGGACTTGGGCTCCGACGGATATATCTACGGCGACATCATCACCGACGGCTCCGCAGCCGAGTCCGCCGCCACGATGTCCGACCAGAACAAGCTGACCACGATTCGCGTCAACCCGCGTCAGCTGCCGAAGGTCGGCGACACCGTCAAGATCAAGATTGATCCGTCCAAGATGCACCTGTTCTCCCCGGCCACCGAGCTGCGCCTGAACTGA